A genomic region of Magnetococcales bacterium contains the following coding sequences:
- a CDS encoding acetyl-CoA carboxylase carboxyltransferase subunit beta — MNWLTSIIKPKIKMDNRRVQPPEGLWIKCQSCGQALFQMELDRNLNVCTKCQHHFRIGCRRRIDITLDPQGREELFPGLVPSDPLKFKDLKRYRDRLREAQKATGLNDAAVVFRGAILGVPAVVAALDFDFLAGSMGSVVGAKFAHGVLAAVDHGCGFVVFSASGGARMQEGILSLMQMAKTSAVLTRLDKKALPYIVVLTDPTTGGVTASFAMLGDCILAEPNALICFAGPRVIEQTVREKLPEGFQRSEYLMEHGFVDLICHRKDLRGTLASLLSRLGHRRNKDTYIPPHPSLPFDVEPAQG; from the coding sequence ATGAACTGGTTGACCAGCATCATCAAGCCGAAGATCAAGATGGACAACCGCCGGGTTCAGCCTCCGGAAGGGCTTTGGATCAAGTGCCAGTCCTGCGGGCAGGCGCTGTTCCAGATGGAGTTGGACCGCAACCTCAATGTCTGCACCAAGTGTCAACACCATTTTCGCATCGGCTGTCGCCGTCGCATCGATATCACCCTGGATCCTCAGGGCCGGGAAGAGCTTTTCCCCGGACTCGTGCCCTCCGATCCGCTGAAGTTCAAGGATCTCAAACGCTATCGGGACCGGCTGCGGGAGGCTCAGAAGGCCACGGGGCTCAACGATGCGGCGGTGGTGTTCCGGGGGGCCATCCTGGGCGTTCCGGCGGTGGTGGCGGCCCTTGATTTCGACTTTCTGGCCGGATCCATGGGATCCGTGGTGGGTGCCAAGTTTGCCCACGGGGTGCTGGCCGCCGTGGATCACGGCTGTGGATTCGTGGTCTTTTCCGCCTCGGGCGGGGCCCGCATGCAGGAGGGCATCCTGTCGCTCATGCAGATGGCCAAAACCTCGGCGGTGCTGACCCGTCTGGACAAGAAGGCTCTGCCCTATATCGTGGTTCTGACCGATCCCACCACGGGGGGGGTCACGGCCTCCTTCGCCATGTTGGGGGACTGCATTCTGGCTGAACCCAATGCTCTGATCTGTTTCGCCGGTCCCCGGGTGATCGAGCAGACGGTGCGGGAAAAACTGCCGGAAGGCTTTCAACGCAGCGAGTACCTGATGGAACACGGTTTCGTGGACCTCATCTGCCATCGCAAGGACCTTCGGGGCACCCTGGCCTCGCTGCTCTCCCGTCTGGGACACCGGCGCAACAAGGATACGTACATACCGCCGCATCCTTCACTGCCTTTTGATGTCGAACCGGCTCAGGGATAA
- a CDS encoding bifunctional folylpolyglutamate synthase/dihydrofolate synthase, which produces MSEEVGSTRLAALLERTRHPVRGRVRLGLERVSDLMAWLGNPQDRLRHVHVAGTNGKGSVIAFLEAILLQAGWHVGRYTSPHLQRFGERLVIDRQEIDAAGLEACLKAVLQAPASGEATFFELTTAAAWLHFAGDGRLAGNNPEGKPAVVLLETGLGGRLDATNLIRPEMTVLTRIDLDHRDYLGETLEAIAFEKAGILKKGVAAVSARQCRTVSRVLRERAGQVGVDIHFSGEAFQWQKQGDGTWSFQEGDDLLPMPAPALAGEHQYDNAAVAVATARRLGVVVGEVLARGVAGAVWPGRLEWFPGRPALLLDGAHNPAGAETLANYLKTLGSRPRILLFGALRDKDWPEMVSHLATCVDAVFCVPVDASEGVAPDHFSARWPLREPEMRLFADPAQGIAEAVRRLPPEGLLVVAGSLRLVGTVRSRVEEGLLPWLAEFPGTGRFKGIP; this is translated from the coding sequence TTGTCCGAAGAGGTCGGGTCGACACGGCTGGCCGCCTTGCTGGAGCGGACGCGCCATCCCGTTCGGGGGAGGGTCCGTTTGGGACTGGAACGGGTCTCCGATTTGATGGCCTGGTTGGGGAATCCCCAGGACCGTCTGCGGCATGTCCATGTGGCGGGAACCAATGGCAAGGGTTCCGTCATCGCCTTTCTGGAGGCGATACTGCTGCAGGCGGGCTGGCATGTGGGGCGCTACACCTCTCCCCATCTGCAGCGTTTCGGGGAGCGCCTGGTCATCGACCGGCAGGAGATCGATGCCGCCGGGCTGGAGGCTTGTCTGAAGGCTGTATTGCAGGCCCCCGCCAGCGGGGAGGCCACCTTTTTCGAGCTGACCACCGCGGCTGCCTGGCTCCACTTTGCCGGGGACGGTCGCCTCGCGGGGAACAATCCGGAGGGTAAACCGGCGGTCGTGTTGCTGGAGACCGGTTTGGGCGGACGACTGGATGCCACCAATCTGATCCGTCCGGAGATGACCGTCCTGACGCGCATCGATCTGGATCATCGGGACTATCTCGGCGAAACACTGGAGGCTATCGCTTTCGAAAAGGCGGGAATCCTGAAGAAGGGCGTTGCGGCGGTTTCGGCCCGGCAGTGCCGGACGGTGAGCCGGGTGCTGCGGGAACGTGCCGGGCAGGTGGGGGTGGATATCCACTTTTCCGGAGAGGCGTTTCAGTGGCAGAAGCAGGGGGATGGGACCTGGTCCTTTCAGGAGGGGGATGATCTCCTTCCGATGCCGGCACCGGCTCTGGCTGGGGAACATCAGTATGACAACGCGGCGGTGGCGGTGGCCACGGCGCGTCGTCTGGGAGTGGTGGTGGGGGAGGTCTTGGCACGGGGTGTCGCGGGCGCTGTTTGGCCGGGACGCCTGGAATGGTTTCCCGGACGCCCCGCCCTGCTTCTGGACGGAGCCCACAATCCGGCGGGAGCCGAAACCCTGGCCAACTATCTGAAGACTCTGGGTTCCCGCCCCCGTATCCTGCTTTTCGGGGCGTTGCGGGACAAAGACTGGCCGGAAATGGTCAGCCATCTCGCGACGTGTGTGGACGCGGTGTTCTGTGTACCCGTGGATGCTTCCGAGGGGGTGGCCCCGGACCATTTTTCGGCCCGATGGCCGCTCCGGGAACCGGAGATGCGCCTCTTTGCCGATCCGGCCCAGGGGATTGCCGAAGCCGTTCGCCGCCTTCCCCCGGAAGGCCTCCTGGTGGTTGCCGGTTCGTTGCGTCTGGTGGGCACGGTGCGGAGCCGGGTGGAAGAGGGCCTGCTCCCATGGCTCGCGGAGTTTCCCGGAACGGGTCGTTTTAAAGGAATTCCTTGA